A window from Citrus sinensis cultivar Valencia sweet orange chromosome 3, DVS_A1.0, whole genome shotgun sequence encodes these proteins:
- the LOC102609082 gene encoding pentatricopeptide repeat-containing protein At1g71210, mitochondrial, whose protein sequence is MLSLKHHVAKSRALVSPLLLLNNNIKTIYIFSHSSYSTVVGASAKDVVLSFKEWFGLKPRSSAVLDRVFQILSTHDDEDSASRFAADQALSELGIRLTESFAIQVLNYGKKTKDVLSCLKFFDWAGRQPHFHHTRATFHAIFKLLHCAKLTPLMVDFLENYKKDRYYHQVRFNDTLVMGYALAGKPDIALHLFGKMRFQGMDLDDYAYHVLLNALVEQGCFDAVAVVSKQISMRGFENDVTRTIMLKCLCKQKKIDEAVEYFQQLVSGRECVSGFMIGIVVDALCKNSRFEQAGKLLEDFKDRDNVVKLEKAYDVWLRNLVRAGRLDLALEFLKSKNSLEGYVPEVFRFNFLVSRLLKENRLMEVFDLFMDMKEGQISPDGVTMNTVLCFFCKAGMVDVAIELYKSRSEFGLSPNGIVYNYLINSLCGDGSTDEAYEVLKNSIDQGLFPGKKTLSILADALCRDGKFEQMKDLVIFALERNIKLRDVTYDKFISALCKANKVEVGYLIHSELSRMNKVASENTYIQLIHGFNKSNRADIAARLLVEMEENGHKPTRALHRAVIRCLCNMETPAKQFLQLLNMQLSHQETNFQIYNFFIDGAGHVKRPDLARAVYELMQRSGLVPQLGSNILMLQSYLKSGRISDALNFFNHLRLKEMNGIPRKLYNTLIVGLCKAMKANLAWGFMREMRHNGMYPSMECYEELIKLLCSTKNYDMVVGVMNHLEGHGRQVTSFIGNTLLLHALKTRDLYEAWIRLRGMLINEQSKISLLGQLIGVFSGCIKVSQDIEGLQKMIEQCFPLDTYTYNILLRRLSVSEIDHACELFNRMRRKGYEPDQWTFDILKCGLYNCLRTDEAERRLEEMF, encoded by the coding sequence ATGCTTTCACTCAAACATCATGTAGCCAAATCCAGGGCTCTTGTCTCCCCATTGCTCCTCTTAAACAACAACATCAAAACCATTTACATATTCTCTCATTCATCTTATTCAACAGTCGTAGGCGCTAGCGCCAAGGACGTCGTGCTTTCATTCAAAGAATGGTTCGGCTTGAAGCCCCGGAGCAGCGCCGTTTTGGATCGAGTTTTCCAAATCTTGAGCACCCACGACGACGAGGACTCGGCCTCTCGCTTCGCCGCCGATCAAGCCCTTTCCGAATTGGGTATTCGCCTCACCGAATCCTTCGCCATTCAAGTCCTCAATTACGGCAAAAAAACGAAGGACGTGCTCTCTTGCCTCAAGTTCTTCGACTGGGCCGGCCGCCAGCCTCACTTTCACCACACGCGCGCCACGTTCCACGCCATTTTTAAGCTTCTCCATTGTGCTAAACTCACGCCTTTGATGGTGGACTTTCTTGAGAATTACAAGAAAGATAGGTACTATCATCAGGTGAGGTTTAATGATACTCTTGTTATGGGATACGCGCTTGCTGGGAAGCCCGACATCGCGCTTCACCTGTTTGGTAAAATGCGGTTTCAAGGTATGGACTTGGACGATTATGCTTATCATGTGCTTTTGAATGCTTTAGTTGAGCAGGGTTGTTTTGATGCTGTTGCTGTCGTTTCTAAGCAAATTTCAATGAGGGGTTTTGAGAATGATGTTACTCGTACTATTATGTTAAAGTGTTTATGTAAGCAGAAGAAGATAGACGAGGCTGTTGAGTACTTTCAGCAATTAGTGAGTGGCAGGGAATGTGTGAGCGGGTTTATGATAGGTATTGTTGTCGATGCACTTTGTAAAAATAGTAGGTTTGAGCAGGCAGGGAAGTTATTGGAGGATTTTAAGGATCGTGACAACGTTGTGAAATTAGAGAAGGCTTATGATGTTTGGTTGAGGAATCTTGTTCGGGCCGGGAGGTTAGATCTGGCTTTGGAGTTTTTGAAGAGTAAGAATTCTTTAGAAGGGTATGTTCCGGAAGTGTTTCGATTTAACTTTTTGGTGTCTAGGCTTTTAAAAGAGAATAGGCTTATGGAGGTTTTTGACTTATTCATGGATATGAAAGAAGGTCAGATTTCTCCTGACGGGGTCACTATGAACACtgtattgtgttttttttgcAAAGCTGGGATGGTGGATGTTGCGATTGAGTTGTACAAGTCAAGGTCGGAGTTTGGGCTCTCTCCTAATGGTATAGTTTATAATTACTTGATTAATTCTCTGTGTGGGGATGGGAGTACTGATGAAGCCTATGAGGTGCTAAAGAATTCCATTGATCAAGGGCTTTTCCCTGGTAAAAAAACATTGTCTATACTTGCTGATGCTTTATGTAGGGATGGAAAGTTTGAGCAAATGAAagatttggttatttttgcCTTGGAACGGAATATTAAGCTACGTGATGTCACgtatgataaatttatatctGCTTTATGTAAGGCTAATAAGGTTGAAGTTGGGTATTTGATCCATTCGGAACTCAGTAGAATGAATAAAGTTGCTTCTGAAAATACTTACATCCAATTGATACATGGTTTTAACAAATCAAACAGGGCTGATATTGCTGCTAGACTTCTTGTTGAAATGGAGGAAAACGGTCACAAACCAACTAGAGCATTACACAGAGCTGTTATTCGTTGTCTCTGCAATATGGAAACTCCAGCGAAGCAGTTCCTGCAATTGCTGAATATGCAGTTGTCTCATCAAGAAACCaactttcaaatttataatttcttcattGATGGAGCTGGGCACGTCAAACGGCCTGATCTAGCTAGAGCAGTATATGAGTTGATGCAGAGAAGTGGACTTGTCCCCCAACTGGGTTCTAACATTCTTATGTTGCAGAGTTATCTAAAGAGTGGAAGAATTTCTGATGctctaaattttttcaatcatTTGCGCCTTAAGGAAATGAATGGGATCCCGAGAAAATTATACAACACCTTGATTGTTGGTCTCTGCAAGGCCATGAAAGCAAATCTTGCATGGGGGTTCATGAGGGAAATGAGACATAATGGAATGTATCCTAGCATGGAATGTTATGAAGAACTTATAAAGCTGCTATGCTCCaccaaaaattatgatatggtgGTTGGTGTTATGAATCATTTGGAGGGACATGGACGTCAGGTTACATCCTTTATTGGTAACACCCTTTTGTTGCATGCATTGAAGACCCGAGATCTCTATGAGGCTTGGATTCGGCTGAGAGGTATGCTGATTAATGAGCAATCTAAGATTTCATTGCTTGGCCAGCTTATTGGAGTTTTTTCTGGTTGCATTAAAGTGAGCCAAGATATTGAAGGCTTACAGAAAATGATTGAGCAGTGCTTCCCGCTTGACACCTACacttataatatattactGAGACGATTAAGCGTTAGTGAGATAGATCATGCTTGTGAGTTATTCAATAGGATGCGTCGTAAAGGCTATGAACCCGACCAATGGACGTTTGACATCTTAAAATGTGGTCTTTACAATTGTTTGAGGACGGATGAGGCAGAGAGAAGGCTGGAGGAGATGTTCTGA